A genomic stretch from Oreochromis aureus strain Israel breed Guangdong linkage group 17, ZZ_aureus, whole genome shotgun sequence includes:
- the ndufa12 gene encoding NADH dehydrogenase [ubiquinone] 1 alpha subcomplex subunit 12, translating to MAEYGNLVRRALGQIGGHGGVRGFLLQLFRVNDIKTGTLVGVDKYGNKYYEDTKHYFFGRHRWVIYTTEMNGKRTLWEVDGSMVPAEWHRWLHCITDDPPTTHPPEPKKFLAEIHQFNVSGTPQQYVPYSTTRKKIHEWVPPKAGAQ from the exons ATGGCGGAGTATGGAAACCTTGTCCGAAGGGCTTTGGGGCAGATAGGAGGTCATGGAGGAGTCCGGGGGTTTTTGCTCCAGCTGTTCAG AGTGAATGATATAAAAACGGGCACACTGGTCGGTGTGGAtaaatatggaaataaataCTATGAGGACACGAAGCATTACTTCTTCG GACGTCACCGCTGGGTGATCTACACCACAGAGATGAACGGGAAGAGGACCCTGTGGGAGGTGGACGGCAGCATGGTGCCAGCTGAATG GCATCGCTGGCTGCACTGCATTACCGACGACCCCCCTACCACACATCCTCCAGAGCCCAAGAAGTTCCTGGCTGAGATTCACCAGTTCAACGTGAGCGGCACCCCGCAGCAGTACGTGCCCTATTCCACCACCCGCAAGAAGATCCACGAGTGGGTTCCCCCCAAAGCCGGAGCTCAGTGA